A segment of the Coffea arabica cultivar ET-39 chromosome 8c, Coffea Arabica ET-39 HiFi, whole genome shotgun sequence genome:
TTAGGAAAGCAGAGGATGTGGTTAGTGGCATGCTGGCAAAGGGCTTTGTGTTAGGTAAAGATGCTGTCAACAAAGCCAAGACCTTTGATGAGAAGCACCAGCTGACTTCCACTGCAAGTGCCAAAGTTACTAACTTTGACAAGAAAATTGGGCTGACTGAGAAGATAGGCATCGGTACTTCAATTGTGAACGACAAAGTTCGGGAAGTGGATCAGAAACTCCAGGTTTCAGAGAAGGCAAAATCAGCTTTTGCTGCAGCTGAGCAAACTGTTAGCAATGCTGGTTCTGCCATAATGAAGAACCGATACGTTTTTCAAGGAGTTTCATGGGCAAGTGGTGCTTTTAGCAGAGTTGCTAAGGCAGCAGGGGAAGTAGGCCAAaagacaaaagagaaagtggGAATGGCTGAAGAAGAACAGCGAAGGAAAATGGTAGATGACTTTGCTCAAGTTCACTTATCCGAGTCTCCTAAAGCCTCTGAATCAAGCGAGCATCAGCCTTCTAAGCCCCCACCTGCACAGGGTTTGATCCTCTGATTTGCTGCTTCTGTGGACCCGTTTGTAAAATGTCTGAGTTTTGCAGTCTTGGTTCTCTATTCACTAAGTCATATAATATGATGAATGTAGAACGTGTACATTATATGCCTTTGGGATGTATGATGCATTCCGCTTCTTAGTTGTCGCCTTGAGAAAATTCGTGACATGAATCTGAACTCGGATGTGGTTAATTGGTCTTTATTCAGTTTGGTCCAATTGATTGTTGCACCGGATTGATTGGCTCAGATTAGAAATCTGTTTCAACTTTGCATCATATTCTTCCCAGCAGTATTGAAGAGAGGGGGAATTTGTGCTCTGATGTCCTTGTTTCCGTTTTAACTTTATCGCGGGGGGCTGAATGCCCCCTTTTCTAAATGTAATCCCTTCTGCTCAATATTTTCTCGACAAGTCACATGCCTCGAAGATGAAACACTGTTTTCTTCTTGTCGGATTCTTGATAAAGAGTCTCCAAGAACAGGCACTCCATTGTCCAATGGTCAATTTGTTCATGAATTCCTTAATTACAGAAACTGAGTTCTTGCATTGCCTAGGCGGTCTTCTTTTCTCAAAGAAATGTTAATTCTGCAGGTAGTAAGTTCTTTTTGGACAATAAAAAGTTTGGGTTAGTTTGGGCAGGTCAGGTCACGACTCCAGACCActagtaattaaaaaaaaaattttaattgttGATCACAATAATGATTTTTCATTGAAAATTAGTGGTTGCAGGATgcaggactttttttttttttttttttcttgtgattAATGTCAGAATAACTTTTCCTGGATCCATTATAATGCTGACAGGAGCTTCACAAATATCGCATTTCCAGTTGTGTTTGACAATAATTCTTTACCATTTTTACAAGTTGCTAATGAGACGAATGGAATGAGGATTATCAGCTCTTGTGAATGGAGAGAGTTCTTGAAAGCTCATGAGCAATTCCAATTTCCAAATTATGAGATAGGAACCCCCCAGTGGATGCAGCCTCCAAGGTTTAAAGTGTGCAACCTTTATTGCttcaaaaggcaaaaaaaaaaaagtccaattTTTGGGATATTTCAGTGTCATCATTTATGGGACTATCCTTTCCTTTCACTACAAGAATTGCTCCACATGGACAGCCTGGATTTGTATCATGCGGAGGAGTTTTGTGTATAGATAAGCCCTCCACAGGATTGCTACTGGTCCACTTCTATGAGGGGCTTTTCTTGGTGATTGGAAATTTATGCCGATAGCAAAGGTTTTCCACTTTTCCcatcccccccccctccccccctccCCTCCTTTTCCTCTAAATTTTGTGGGATGGGGGGATAGATCAATATGAAGGATAGTATTGGTGAAATTGGTGGCTAAAATGATTATTTTGGCACCAACTTGTATGACAAAATTTGTGTTAGATTGCTAACTCCATTATATACTTGTAAAAATGTTTAAC
Coding sequences within it:
- the LOC113706973 gene encoding binding partner of ACD11 1-like, which gives rise to MSIRTVKVSNVSLGASERDLKEFFSFSGDIEYVEMRSDTERSQIAYVTFKDLQGAETAVLLSGATIVDMSVTITPEPDYQLPPAACAPPITERKTAGGAESAFRKAEDVVSGMLAKGFVLGKDAVNKAKTFDEKHQLTSTASAKVTNFDKKIGLTEKIGIGTSIVNDKVREVDQKLQVSEKAKSAFAAAEQTVSNAGSAIMKNRYVFQGVSWASGAFSRVAKAAGEVGQKTKEKVGMAEEEQRRKMVDDFAQVHLSESPKASESSEHQPSKPPPAQGLIL